In Parasegetibacter sp. NRK P23, the genomic stretch AAGTCACTTTGTCCCGGAAGGTTTCATGATGTCTCTTAGTACCACGCTGGCACATACACACCCGAAGATCGCCGGCATGTAAGATATGGTACCGATAAGTGATTTCTTGGGGAAGGCTTTTTCAGAGACGATCACTCTTGACTGATCCACCTGTTCCGGTGAAAAAACAGCTTTGAACCCGGTGTAAATACCGGATTCATGCAGTTTTTTCCTGACCGCCTGGGCCAGCTTGCATTGGTGAGTCTTGCTGATATCGGCTACCTGTACCTGTGAGGGATCCACTTTCCCCCCGGCACCAAGAGCAGACACCACGGGTACCTGGTGCGCAAGGCAGGTCTTCAGAAACGCAACCTTGGCCGATAAGGTATCAATGCAATCCACCGCATAATCATAATGGTTATGCCTGAAGAGTTCTTCCGTTTTTTCAGCGTCAAGAAACATGGGCAAAACACGGAGTTGTATGTTTGGATTGATGTCTTTCAATCGTTCTGCCATTACCTCTGCTTTTTTTCTTCCTTCATTGGAATGCAGGGCTGGTATCTGGCGGTTACAGTTGGATAGTTCCACCACGTCGGCATCCACGATCGTCATCCTGTTCACGCCTCCCCTTGCGATCATTTCCGCGCATATGCCACCCACGCCACCGAGGCCCACCACCAATACATGGTGTTCCATCATGTGGCCCACGGTTTCCGCTCCCAGCAATAATTCAGTCCTGCTTAACCAATAAGGGATCATTTGTGTGCTTCGTTTAATCGTGTTTGCTTAATTTTCCTGCAAATTTGAAAACCACCGCATGAATTCCAAAATTTTTTATCTGCTGCTGTTGTTTTTCCCTATTTGTGCATCTGCCCAGCAACCTGTTTACAAGGTAGATACACTGGTTACGAAGAAAGGCGTAAGTTTCCGCGGCCTTAGCGTTGTAGATGACAACACGGTATGGGTAAGCGGTTCCCGTGGTACAGTAGGACGTTCCGTTGATGGCGGCACCACCTGGAATTGGTACACCGTGGAAGGTTATGAGAAAGTGGAATTCAGGGATATTGAAGCGTTCGACGCGCAAAACGCCGTTATTATGGGCATTGGAAGCCCGGGTTACATTCTCCGGACGCACAACGGCGGCGGCACCTGGAAACTGGTGTATGAGAACCGCGACACGGCCATGTTCATGGATGCGATGGTCTTCTGGAACATCCATTCCGGTATCGCCGTGGGTGATCCGATCAACGGAAAACTGTTTGTTACCCGCAGTTTCGACGGGGGAAAAACCTGGAAGGATATTCCGTTAGAACACCGTCCCGTAGCCGATAGCGGCGAGGCCATGTTCGCGTCCAGCGGCACCAATGTACGCCCCCTCGATCTGGATGAGGCTGTAATTGTGACCGGCGGATTAGCCGCACATTTGTACATTCGCGACCAAAGAATTCCCTTGCCCATCATGAAAGGCACGCAAACATCCGGCGCTAATTCCGTAGCGGTGAAAACACCAAAAAAAAGAAAGAAAAGCACGGAACTGATTATTGTTGGTGGGGACTTTACGCGGGATACCGTAACCACAGGGAACTGTGTATATACCACTGATCTCGGTAAAACCTGGCAAACGCCAGTTACACCGCCCCATGGATACCGGTCCTGTGTGGAATATTTTGGGGAGAAAAAGATTATTGCCTGTGGCACTTCGGGCGTGGATGTTTCTGTTGATGGGGGAAAGCATTTTGCACTGGTTTCCAGAGAAGGGTATCATGTGTGTTTGAAGGCTAAGAATGGGAAAGCGGTGTTTCTCGCGGGGAATGGTAAGGTTGGGGTGTTGCGGGTGGGGAATAAATAATGCTCTGACGTTGCGCCGTGGCGTCGTTGCGAGAAACAAAAACTCAACAGGCCGCACTTCAACCACTCCTTGCGTCTTTGTTCCTTTGCGTCTTCGCGTGAAATTCTTCCAAAAAAAAATGTCGGCCTTTCGGACCGACACCTTGTTCGAAAACAAGAATTACAACCTCAAATTGTGCCACGAAGATAATTCGCAGATTTAGTATTTTCTATACCCGGAACCGGGTAAAACACGAAAAGTTTAATTCAGCCCCCTGAAGTCCACCGGAACGAGTTTGCTTACCCCGGGTTCCTGCATAGT encodes the following:
- a CDS encoding ThiF family adenylyltransferase, yielding MIPYWLSRTELLLGAETVGHMMEHHVLVVGLGGVGGICAEMIARGGVNRMTIVDADVVELSNCNRQIPALHSNEGRKKAEVMAERLKDINPNIQLRVLPMFLDAEKTEELFRHNHYDYAVDCIDTLSAKVAFLKTCLAHQVPVVSALGAGGKVDPSQVQVADISKTHQCKLAQAVRKKLHESGIYTGFKAVFSPEQVDQSRVIVSEKAFPKKSLIGTISYMPAIFGCVCASVVLRDIMKPSGTK
- a CDS encoding YCF48-related protein, which encodes MNSKIFYLLLLFFPICASAQQPVYKVDTLVTKKGVSFRGLSVVDDNTVWVSGSRGTVGRSVDGGTTWNWYTVEGYEKVEFRDIEAFDAQNAVIMGIGSPGYILRTHNGGGTWKLVYENRDTAMFMDAMVFWNIHSGIAVGDPINGKLFVTRSFDGGKTWKDIPLEHRPVADSGEAMFASSGTNVRPLDLDEAVIVTGGLAAHLYIRDQRIPLPIMKGTQTSGANSVAVKTPKKRKKSTELIIVGGDFTRDTVTTGNCVYTTDLGKTWQTPVTPPHGYRSCVEYFGEKKIIACGTSGVDVSVDGGKHFALVSREGYHVCLKAKNGKAVFLAGNGKVGVLRVGNK